Proteins encoded within one genomic window of Candidatus Poribacteria bacterium:
- a CDS encoding SpoIIE family protein phosphatase, whose translation MKDPSKPTSGDRLQADKTQNTAEQTMERLIFSLSELEHLGQTVISGHSNFNHSSKTYLRITLGTLQVTRGTILRYHPTRQNLEVVASAPEEVFSPLSVEPDEVENLLQHPFIERDALPESLEQFFDRSAELIETINIHLWVPLKIQDEFLGMIGLGKFLGREALEAWEKELLTTLAHQISIAIAYSQMVEGIQSEKFRLFMLAESAPQICQLLQPEAAAEQVVHQAVSLLDANAGALMLTRPEQQQLEMHYTFPETLIENTEEHSGLVIPYDEEAPVPTEATSADILKSVVNEGMPGHCPPKSDTLFGGKNLMAVPIPGRDGDVLGVLVVGDKEERGGSIAPFTDEDVILLDSFAKQAGVAIENAHLHQEALEARQLQAEMEEARKIQVNLIPDALPDIPGYEIAGHYEPRGPVGGDYYDCIALSTGHWGLAIADVSGKGMQAALLMATLRAGLISELSRGDTTVAENGEQGTSDPAVLYTELTEMALTLNSLLYASGTEEKYATFFYSHLDPETDMLTTLNAGHNPPLLVRGDGTYKWLGEEVGGIPLGMFPNDMVANIAEYEAEHIQLTSGDVVVYYTDGVTETVNIEDEYYEEDRLVEASKACKDSEAEGIRKYLYDSVMGFQGEADQFDDLTLLILRKQ comes from the coding sequence ATGAAAGATCCGAGCAAGCCGACTTCCGGAGACAGGTTGCAAGCCGATAAGACACAAAACACTGCAGAGCAGACTATGGAGCGGCTCATCTTCAGTTTGTCTGAGTTGGAGCATTTAGGTCAAACGGTAATCTCTGGACACAGCAATTTTAATCATTCAAGTAAAACCTATCTCCGTATCACGCTCGGCACTTTGCAAGTCACACGCGGTACAATACTACGTTACCATCCGACAAGGCAAAATCTTGAGGTCGTTGCATCAGCACCTGAAGAGGTTTTTTCCCCACTTAGTGTTGAGCCGGACGAGGTAGAGAATTTACTGCAACACCCGTTCATTGAGCGCGACGCGCTCCCAGAATCCCTTGAACAGTTCTTTGATCGAAGTGCCGAGCTTATTGAGACTATTAATATACATCTCTGGGTCCCTCTGAAAATTCAGGATGAATTTCTGGGGATGATTGGTTTGGGTAAATTTTTGGGCAGAGAGGCATTGGAAGCATGGGAGAAGGAGTTGCTAACAACGCTCGCTCACCAAATTTCAATCGCCATCGCTTATTCACAGATGGTGGAGGGGATCCAGAGCGAGAAGTTCCGATTGTTCATGCTTGCAGAAAGTGCGCCACAGATCTGTCAACTCTTGCAACCTGAGGCCGCCGCGGAGCAGGTCGTGCATCAAGCCGTCTCACTTCTGGACGCAAATGCCGGAGCACTCATGCTCACGCGCCCAGAACAGCAGCAGCTTGAAATGCACTACACCTTTCCAGAAACACTGATTGAGAATACCGAGGAGCATAGCGGGCTTGTTATCCCTTATGATGAGGAAGCACCCGTGCCTACAGAGGCAACATCGGCAGATATTTTGAAATCCGTTGTAAATGAAGGTATGCCAGGACACTGTCCACCAAAGTCCGACACCCTTTTCGGCGGCAAGAATTTAATGGCGGTTCCTATTCCGGGACGTGATGGAGATGTCCTTGGAGTCCTGGTTGTTGGGGATAAAGAGGAACGCGGCGGTAGTATCGCACCCTTTACCGATGAGGATGTAATCCTACTCGACTCCTTTGCAAAACAGGCAGGGGTCGCAATTGAGAACGCTCACCTCCATCAGGAAGCACTTGAGGCGCGTCAGCTGCAGGCGGAAATGGAGGAGGCACGTAAAATTCAGGTGAACCTCATTCCAGACGCACTGCCTGACATTCCGGGATACGAAATCGCTGGACATTATGAACCGCGGGGTCCAGTCGGTGGCGATTATTATGATTGTATCGCCTTGTCTACTGGACATTGGGGACTTGCGATTGCGGATGTTTCTGGAAAGGGGATGCAAGCTGCCCTCCTCATGGCGACCCTGCGCGCTGGACTTATCTCTGAGTTGTCCCGCGGGGACACCACCGTAGCGGAAAATGGAGAACAAGGGACATCTGACCCTGCTGTCTTGTACACCGAACTCACTGAGATGGCGTTGACACTTAACTCACTCCTTTACGCCAGCGGTACAGAGGAAAAATACGCCACTTTTTTTTATAGCCACCTTGATCCGGAAACAGATATGCTGACGACGCTCAACGCTGGACATAATCCGCCACTGCTTGTTAGAGGAGATGGCACCTATAAATGGTTAGGCGAAGAGGTTGGAGGTATCCCATTGGGAATGTTTCCAAACGATATGGTTGCAAACATTGCTGAATATGAAGCGGAACATATCCAACTCACCAGCGGCGATGTTGTTGTGTATTATACAGATGGTGTTACAGAAACCGTGAATATTGAAGACGAGTATTATGAAGAAGATCGGCTCGTAGAGGCATCCAAAGCATGCAAGGATTCAGAGGCTGAGGGTATCCGAAAATATCTTTACGACTCGGTCATGGGATTTCAGGGCGAGGCAGATCAGTTTGACGATCTTACTTTACTTATTTTGAGGAAGCAGTAA
- a CDS encoding DUF58 domain-containing protein — protein sequence MQQSPAVGRTFLNPEILARIGNLELIAKFVVEGFISGLHKSPYHGFSVEFSQYRQYMPGDDTKHIDWKAYARTDRYYIKQFEEETNLNCYLLLDTSESMLHPMDDAQVEDPDTEDSGTAQRLTKLQYSSFLIASLAYFMAKQRDAIGFAYFDDALHQYLPARSSTSHLHSILLTLETLQTSKNTRMGTPLHQIAERLTKRGLVLFVSDLYDENYEEVISGLEHLRYEGHEVIVFHVLAQQELEFVNFEAGRSAEALIRFIDSESDTEIITTPQAIQESYLGNFNEFLDTYRLALRRADIDYNVITTTTPIDFALASYLAKRQGVF from the coding sequence ATGCAACAAAGTCCAGCGGTAGGACGCACATTTTTAAATCCAGAAATCCTTGCACGAATCGGGAACCTTGAGTTGATTGCGAAATTTGTGGTTGAGGGTTTTATCTCTGGACTTCACAAAAGCCCATATCATGGGTTCAGTGTTGAATTCTCACAATACCGGCAATATATGCCTGGAGATGATACCAAACATATAGATTGGAAAGCCTACGCCCGTACGGATCGGTACTATATCAAGCAATTTGAAGAGGAAACGAATCTCAATTGCTACCTGCTCTTGGATACAAGTGAGTCTATGCTCCATCCGATGGACGATGCACAGGTGGAAGATCCAGATACAGAAGATAGTGGAACAGCACAAAGACTGACAAAGCTGCAGTATTCAAGTTTCCTCATTGCATCGCTCGCCTATTTTATGGCAAAACAGCGGGATGCTATTGGGTTTGCGTACTTTGATGATGCCCTTCACCAGTACCTTCCTGCCCGAAGTAGTACATCACATCTGCACTCGATTTTGCTCACGTTGGAGACGCTGCAAACCTCGAAAAATACACGGATGGGAACACCTTTGCATCAAATCGCCGAGCGTTTAACCAAACGCGGCTTAGTCCTCTTCGTCTCGGACCTCTACGATGAAAATTATGAAGAGGTTATTAGTGGTTTGGAACATCTGCGTTATGAGGGACACGAGGTTATTGTTTTTCATGTCCTCGCACAACAGGAACTTGAATTTGTTAACTTTGAGGCAGGACGAAGTGCAGAAGCACTTATCCGTTTTATTGATTCGGAAAGTGACACTGAGATTATCACAACACCGCAAGCGATTCAGGAAAGTTACTTGGGTAATTTCAACGAGTTTCTTGATACCTATAGACTCGCACTGCGGCGAGCGGATATTGATTATAACGTAATAACAACAACAACACCGATTGATTTCGCTCTTGCCTCCTATCTCGCGAAGCGGCAAGGCGTTTTCTAA
- a CDS encoding BatA domain-containing protein: MFFGLDILAPLFAVAGAVGASIPLILHLLNRERARRLVFGTIRFIQMSHQTNVRRHKLKRLLLLLMRILMLALLGFAFARPFFAQTFVIAQKTGGKRNAVIILDTSYSMRYEKVFEDAKKEGLKILDGLDTADAACLILSSDSARVVAPLGSEFAHIRTALSSAETTYKPTDYLDALQIANEILDPIPIGEKQVYLIADMQKRGWENFIETDKLNPDVQIQFADVRAEQPRNLAITDISVPPVVLKEQKASYLVARVRNFGDEAVENLPVRLFIDGNMINTVQLDIEPDDLGDAVFKVDFQDEATHTGWVELPEDALGADNKRYFTLQSLQSIKVHAVSDRPRTQSTYQTAETFFMKMAFAVGSDAVPINFTESSSVPDTATLDRVDVLVLANVAQLSSNEAGRVAAYVAAGGGLIVTVGDNINIDTYEQRLGGDIGLMPCKFVQPVGDAFDRQQFRVLATVKYEHPIFTPFKEPNHGDFGKARFYRLFQAVPTEDATVIAAYDDGSPALFEKPYGTIGRVLCFTSTIDREWNDLPIRAVYLPFLHESIKYLALKDVESTPDYRVGDTVELKETFETENENVTDGGEVAVFNPNNVETRLQRGESTITGQIGQGSLFYADTSIPGIYSAHTSGAEPYYFVVNVDATESNLAARDVEELSSMLKGTADESIEDTPAAELVAQYREDVEKSQDVWIYLMLAVFALAVTEMFFANRV; the protein is encoded by the coding sequence ATGTTTTTTGGATTAGATATTTTAGCACCTTTATTCGCGGTCGCTGGTGCTGTAGGTGCCTCAATTCCACTTATTTTGCATCTACTGAACCGAGAACGCGCAAGACGGTTGGTGTTCGGCACTATCCGTTTCATCCAAATGTCGCATCAGACGAATGTACGACGACATAAACTGAAACGGCTGCTGCTTCTGCTGATGCGTATTCTGATGTTGGCACTACTCGGTTTTGCGTTTGCGCGTCCGTTCTTTGCCCAAACTTTCGTTATCGCACAGAAAACAGGGGGCAAACGGAACGCTGTTATTATTCTTGATACTTCCTATAGTATGCGCTATGAGAAGGTATTCGAGGACGCTAAGAAAGAAGGACTTAAGATTCTCGATGGCTTGGATACAGCCGATGCCGCGTGCCTCATTCTTTCGTCCGATAGTGCCCGTGTTGTTGCGCCGCTCGGTTCAGAATTCGCACACATTAGGACCGCTTTGAGCAGTGCCGAAACTACTTATAAACCTACGGATTACTTGGATGCACTGCAGATAGCAAATGAAATACTTGACCCTATTCCTATCGGTGAGAAACAGGTTTATCTAATCGCTGATATGCAAAAGCGGGGATGGGAAAACTTCATTGAGACGGACAAACTCAACCCCGATGTCCAAATTCAGTTTGCCGATGTGCGTGCTGAACAACCGCGTAATCTTGCGATAACAGACATCAGCGTGCCGCCTGTTGTACTAAAAGAACAGAAAGCGTCATATCTTGTTGCCCGTGTCCGTAATTTCGGCGATGAAGCCGTTGAAAATCTACCGGTTCGTCTTTTCATAGATGGCAATATGATAAACACCGTCCAACTTGACATTGAACCGGACGACCTTGGAGATGCTGTCTTCAAAGTTGATTTTCAAGATGAGGCAACGCATACAGGTTGGGTTGAACTGCCAGAAGATGCACTCGGTGCTGACAACAAACGCTATTTCACTTTACAGAGTCTGCAGTCAATCAAAGTTCATGCGGTCAGCGATAGACCTCGAACGCAAAGCACTTATCAAACGGCAGAAACGTTTTTCATGAAAATGGCGTTTGCAGTAGGTAGTGATGCTGTACCGATTAATTTCACCGAATCGAGTTCGGTGCCGGATACGGCAACACTTGACCGCGTTGATGTTCTGGTTCTTGCTAATGTAGCCCAACTCTCTTCCAATGAAGCTGGACGCGTAGCAGCTTACGTTGCTGCTGGTGGTGGCTTGATTGTGACAGTGGGAGATAACATAAATATTGATACCTATGAACAACGTCTCGGCGGCGATATAGGGTTGATGCCCTGTAAATTTGTTCAACCCGTCGGTGATGCGTTTGACCGTCAACAGTTCCGTGTCCTGGCGACGGTGAAGTATGAACATCCTATTTTTACGCCATTCAAAGAGCCGAATCATGGGGATTTCGGTAAAGCACGGTTCTATAGACTTTTTCAGGCGGTGCCGACAGAAGACGCTACCGTCATTGCGGCTTATGATGATGGCAGCCCCGCGCTCTTTGAGAAACCTTACGGAACTATAGGGCGTGTGCTCTGCTTCACATCAACGATAGACAGAGAATGGAATGATCTACCAATTCGTGCTGTCTATCTGCCTTTCTTGCATGAGTCTATTAAGTATCTTGCGCTTAAAGATGTAGAGTCCACGCCAGATTACCGCGTCGGGGACACTGTGGAACTGAAGGAAACCTTTGAAACTGAGAATGAGAACGTAACAGATGGCGGAGAGGTCGCTGTTTTCAATCCGAACAATGTTGAGACGCGCTTACAGCGAGGCGAAAGTACTATAACGGGACAGATCGGACAAGGCAGTCTCTTTTATGCAGACACATCAATACCGGGAATCTACTCGGCTCATACATCTGGCGCAGAGCCTTATTACTTTGTCGTCAACGTTGATGCGACTGAATCCAATCTTGCTGCACGCGATGTAGAGGAACTTTCGAGTATGCTAAAGGGTACTGCAGACGAGTCGATTGAGGATACGCCTGCAGCGGAACTGGTGGCGCAATACCGTGAGGATGTTGAAAAGAGTCAAGACGTGTGGATCTATCTCATGTTAGCGGTTTTTGCTTTGGCAGTAACGGAGATGTTCTTTGCTAACCGCGTTTAA
- a CDS encoding phytanoyl-CoA dioxygenase family protein, which produces MNFEPSAPIEVPQVVSDEQVQFFVDNGYLVVPDLLSLDEIEELRQDTVTIAKGGHPCDNLEPLPEDVSDNEVISRILCIHQPHFVSPVIERYVKHPKICGILSQIAAAHLPHSHWDGSVKCMQSMLFVKPPNFQGQAWHQDEIYIPTRDRSLIGAWIAMDDATVENGCLWILPGSHRRGYLYPQRPHENPDEFDFAEESYGFDDTGEVPVEVKTGALVFFNGYLLHRSRKNRGDTYRRVLVNHYCNAWSLLPWSIREGERPASADRRCIIPVSGVDPYAWKGYDTPPKTVSLRTCKAVEQLETSDES; this is translated from the coding sequence ATGAACTTTGAACCAAGCGCACCGATTGAGGTGCCACAAGTCGTATCTGATGAGCAGGTCCAATTTTTTGTGGACAACGGGTATCTTGTTGTTCCCGATCTGCTTTCGCTTGATGAAATAGAGGAATTGCGGCAGGACACTGTTACGATTGCTAAAGGCGGTCATCCGTGTGACAACCTCGAACCACTTCCTGAAGATGTCAGTGATAACGAAGTTATCAGTCGTATTCTTTGCATTCATCAACCGCATTTTGTCAGTCCAGTTATTGAGAGGTACGTTAAGCACCCGAAAATCTGCGGTATCTTGAGTCAGATCGCAGCTGCACATCTCCCGCATTCGCATTGGGATGGGAGCGTCAAGTGCATGCAATCTATGCTCTTTGTTAAACCGCCAAATTTCCAAGGGCAAGCATGGCATCAGGATGAGATTTACATTCCTACACGCGATCGCTCCTTAATTGGTGCTTGGATAGCAATGGACGACGCTACCGTGGAAAATGGGTGCTTATGGATTCTACCGGGTTCACACCGTCGCGGCTACCTCTATCCGCAGAGACCTCATGAAAATCCAGATGAGTTCGACTTCGCGGAGGAGAGTTACGGATTTGATGACACAGGTGAGGTCCCAGTTGAAGTTAAAACCGGCGCGTTGGTTTTCTTCAATGGGTATTTGCTCCATCGGTCGCGTAAAAACCGTGGTGATACGTATCGCAGAGTTCTGGTGAATCACTACTGTAATGCCTGGTCGTTGTTGCCTTGGTCGATTAGAGAGGGAGAACGTCCGGCGAGTGCTGACCGACGATGCATCATTCCAGTTTCTGGTGTTGATCCCTATGCCTGGAAGGGGTACGATACGCCTCCTAAAACCGTTTCTCTGCGAACCTGCAAAGCCGTTGAGCAGCTGGAGACATCAGATGAAAGTTAA